A genomic stretch from Methylocystis sp. MJC1 includes:
- a CDS encoding SOS response-associated peptidase → MTWTPQYSIRLDRAARLFYLDLMCGRFTQQLSWAEIHRLADLIGQPRNLAPRFNIAPTTPIEVVRAGEAGNELIPMRWGLVPSWWKKLLGELPSTFNARAETVAEKPMFRAAFKARRCIIPASGFYEWTGKAGAKTPHYFSAPTGEPLALAGLWERWRDPESDASFESATIIVGAASKWMSRFHDRMPIILEWSSARDWLRGANPAAFLRPAPENALQEWVVSSRVNKSGFGDEDQTLIDPVNGA, encoded by the coding sequence ATGACATGGACGCCCCAATACTCGATTCGCCTCGACCGCGCCGCTCGGCTGTTCTACCTTGACCTCATGTGCGGCCGTTTCACACAGCAGCTCTCTTGGGCGGAGATCCATCGGCTTGCCGATTTAATTGGGCAGCCGCGCAACCTCGCGCCTCGATTTAACATCGCGCCCACGACGCCGATCGAGGTCGTTCGGGCAGGGGAGGCCGGTAATGAACTTATACCGATGCGGTGGGGTCTCGTCCCCTCTTGGTGGAAAAAGTTGCTTGGTGAGCTTCCGTCGACGTTCAACGCGCGGGCCGAGACCGTCGCCGAAAAGCCGATGTTCCGGGCGGCGTTCAAGGCTCGCCGTTGCATCATCCCGGCTTCCGGCTTTTACGAGTGGACCGGCAAAGCGGGCGCCAAGACGCCGCACTATTTCTCGGCGCCGACCGGAGAGCCGCTCGCGCTCGCGGGGCTATGGGAGCGCTGGCGGGACCCGGAGAGCGACGCGAGCTTCGAGTCAGCGACGATAATCGTTGGCGCTGCGAGCAAATGGATGAGCAGGTTTCACGATCGAATGCCGATCATCCTCGAATGGAGCTCGGCGCGCGACTGGTTGCGCGGCGCCAATCCCGCAGCGTTCCTGCGCCCCGCGCCCGAAAACGCCTTGCAGGAATGGGTCGTGTCGAGCCGCGTCAACAAGTCAGGCTTCGGAGATGAAGATCAAACGCTTATTGACCCGGTAAACGGCGCTTGA
- a CDS encoding zinc-binding dehydrogenase: MRQVFITRTGGPEVLELREAPDPLPISGAVRIRVKAAGVNFADIMARKGLYPDAPKLPAVVGYEVSGVVDAVGPGTSEDWLDKEAVALTRFGGYADTVLAPVDQVFAKPPRLTHAESAAIPVNYLTAWQLMVVMGAAAEGETVLIHNAGGGVGLAVIDIGKRRRARLIGTASAGKHEFLKSRGLDAAIDYTQTDWLPEVMRLTEGRGVELILDPLGGGHWRKSYKALRATGRLGMFGASDAAASCLPWPLNLLSVAASMPWFHPLSLMSANKAVFGVNLGHLWEEGAKVRAWGDTLLAGVAEGWIRPHVDRIFPLDAAGDAHAYIEARRNKGKVVLEA; the protein is encoded by the coding sequence ATGCGCCAGGTTTTCATCACCAGGACCGGCGGCCCTGAGGTCCTTGAGCTGCGCGAGGCGCCTGACCCGCTCCCGATAAGCGGCGCGGTGCGCATTCGCGTGAAGGCCGCGGGGGTGAACTTCGCTGACATCATGGCGCGCAAAGGGCTCTATCCGGACGCGCCCAAGCTCCCTGCCGTCGTCGGCTATGAGGTTTCGGGCGTCGTGGACGCCGTCGGCCCCGGAACCTCGGAAGACTGGCTCGACAAGGAAGCAGTCGCGTTGACACGCTTTGGCGGCTACGCCGACACGGTCCTCGCGCCCGTGGATCAGGTCTTTGCGAAGCCTCCGCGCCTGACTCATGCGGAAAGCGCCGCGATTCCGGTAAATTATCTCACCGCCTGGCAGCTGATGGTCGTGATGGGGGCGGCGGCGGAAGGCGAGACCGTGCTGATCCACAACGCTGGCGGCGGCGTCGGACTCGCCGTGATCGACATCGGAAAGCGCCGCCGCGCGCGGCTGATTGGGACGGCGAGCGCGGGGAAACACGAATTCCTTAAGTCGCGCGGGCTCGATGCTGCGATTGACTATACGCAGACCGACTGGTTGCCTGAAGTCATGCGCCTGACGGAGGGGCGCGGCGTCGAGCTCATTCTCGATCCTTTGGGCGGGGGCCATTGGCGCAAGAGCTACAAAGCATTGCGAGCGACGGGACGCCTCGGCATGTTCGGAGCCTCGGACGCCGCCGCGTCGTGCCTTCCCTGGCCTCTTAATCTTCTTTCGGTCGCCGCGAGCATGCCGTGGTTCCACCCGCTATCGCTGATGAGCGCCAACAAGGCCGTATTTGGGGTGAACCTCGGCCATCTGTGGGAAGAAGGCGCCAAGGTGCGCGCCTGGGGCGACACGCTGCTCGCTGGCGTAGCGGAGGGGTGGATTCGCCCGCATGTCGACCGCATTTTCCCGCTCGACGCGGCCGGCGATGCGCACGCTTACATCGAGGCGCGGCGCAACAAGGGGAAAGTGGTGCTTGAGGCGTGA
- a CDS encoding DUF2312 domain-containing protein, translating to MTETVGIAGDRIRSFVERIEHIEEEIKALNEGKKEIFAEAKGDGFDVKVLKEIIRLRKQDKDERDEHESLLDLYLRAMETPDAERAKAA from the coding sequence ATGACCGAGACTGTGGGAATCGCGGGCGACCGCATCCGCTCATTCGTCGAGCGCATTGAGCATATCGAGGAAGAGATCAAGGCGCTGAACGAAGGGAAGAAGGAAATCTTCGCCGAAGCGAAAGGTGATGGTTTCGATGTCAAGGTGCTGAAGGAGATCATCCGTCTGCGCAAACAGGATAAGGATGAGCGCGACGAGCATGAGTCCCTGCTCGACCTGTACCTCAGAGCAATGGAAACGCCTGACGCCGAGCGAGCAAAGGCCGCTTGA
- a CDS encoding single-stranded DNA-binding protein — protein sequence MAHLCEMNQIGHVASVKSVGKNLIVRIASNANYKNGEGAWVERTHWNEHMIFERQAGLLKWASDSLKPGDLVHVRSTAFQTEWEKDGETRYGQTFAVNELTLLTAKADKKGKQEEAAKSRGGRSR from the coding sequence ATGGCGCATCTTTGTGAAATGAACCAGATCGGTCACGTCGCTTCGGTCAAAAGCGTCGGCAAGAACCTGATCGTCAGAATCGCTTCCAACGCTAACTACAAGAACGGCGAAGGCGCGTGGGTCGAGCGCACCCACTGGAATGAGCACATGATCTTCGAGCGCCAAGCCGGCTTGCTCAAATGGGCCAGCGACAGCCTCAAGCCCGGCGACCTGGTTCACGTCCGCTCCACCGCCTTCCAGACCGAATGGGAGAAGGACGGCGAAACCCGCTACGGCCAGACGTTCGCGGTCAACGAACTCACGCTCTTGACCGCCAAAGCGGACAAGAAGGGGAAGCAGGAGGAAGCCGCGAAGTCGCGAGGCGGACGCAGCCGCTGA
- a CDS encoding autoinducer binding domain-containing protein yields MRYRKQRYDRIDPVVIRARRDRDLFHWGGAQASNAAEDVQKRFFGEAAEFGIEKGVTIPIPAGFDRFASFTFAADQHGPDLYENVEEAKVLLRIMGTYFHAHVEAVFRAPVVRDPSAPLSQRQTQCLTWISLGRTIEKTAQILDITPRTVAFHLDNARAKLEAENVTHAVALAVRRGLIP; encoded by the coding sequence ATGCGCTATCGCAAGCAGCGCTACGATCGAATCGATCCGGTCGTCATTCGAGCACGGCGCGATCGCGATCTTTTCCATTGGGGCGGAGCGCAGGCGTCGAACGCAGCCGAGGATGTTCAGAAGCGCTTCTTCGGAGAAGCCGCTGAGTTTGGGATCGAGAAGGGCGTCACCATCCCTATCCCAGCCGGCTTTGATCGCTTCGCCTCCTTCACGTTCGCGGCTGATCAACACGGTCCAGACCTTTACGAAAACGTCGAAGAGGCGAAGGTTCTTTTGCGAATCATGGGGACTTATTTCCACGCCCACGTTGAGGCCGTCTTTAGAGCCCCTGTCGTGCGGGATCCGTCGGCCCCGCTCAGCCAGCGTCAAACGCAATGCCTCACTTGGATCTCGCTCGGCCGCACAATCGAGAAGACCGCCCAAATTCTCGATATCACACCGCGCACCGTGGCTTTTCATCTCGACAATGCGCGCGCCAAACTCGAGGCGGAGAACGTCACGCATGCGGTGGCGCTGGCGGTGAGACGAGGGCTGATCCCATAG
- a CDS encoding helix-turn-helix domain-containing protein translates to MVNSIEDRLASPHLERLAKNLVAHLEKSGMKKPEFAESIGMSGSQFRYVRSRAANPSIEMLAKISAKLKTPLYELLEDCQLGHRRNLSAKQMNKNLSMVVKRKYADSGLDKEQFAKVIGVSLPQLYLMLRGDSNPSLLIVIEIARRLGIGMWELLGVEPMQVEEPVGR, encoded by the coding sequence ATGGTCAATTCGATTGAGGATCGGCTCGCCTCTCCGCACCTGGAGCGGCTAGCGAAGAACCTGGTCGCGCATTTGGAGAAGAGCGGAATGAAGAAGCCTGAATTTGCCGAGTCGATCGGCATGTCTGGCTCTCAGTTTCGTTATGTGCGTAGTCGGGCCGCGAATCCCTCAATCGAGATGCTCGCCAAGATTTCCGCCAAGCTGAAAACGCCTCTCTACGAGCTCTTGGAGGACTGCCAGCTCGGACATCGACGCAACTTGTCCGCGAAACAGATGAACAAAAACCTCTCGATGGTCGTGAAGAGAAAGTACGCTGATAGCGGTTTGGATAAGGAGCAATTCGCGAAAGTTATCGGCGTCTCGCTGCCGCAGCTGTACCTGATGTTGAGGGGAGACTCGAATCCGTCGCTGCTCATTGTCATTGAGATAGCAAGGCGACTAGGCATCGGAATGTGGGAGCTTTTGGGCGTCGAGCCGATGCAGGTCGAAGAGCCCGTGGGTCGTTAG
- a CDS encoding anion transporter yields the protein MTRDNGAALAAVVVFVATYLVIAIGKLPGYQLDRAGAALVGASLMVGLNVVSLEQAYRAIDFDAITLLLGMMIVVANLRLSGFFRLVNNFVVARARHPLILLMAIVAISGVFSAFLVNDTICLVMTPLVLELVKRLKRDPIPYLLAIPLASNIGSTATITGNPQNMIIASFSHISYGTFASTLWPVAAIGIILTAGLIALVYPREFLTSERLPQIATKPLRYHRSLVIKSVLVTIVMMILFFAGQPVAKVAIVGGAFLLLTRSVKADKVYREIDWPLLLMFVGLFIVVTGLETAVLTPETVTAVSRLDLASVPILSAITAGLSNLVSNVPAVLVLKPFVANSPDPQRAWLVVAMASTLAGNFTLVGSVANLIVAQRARVEGVILGFWTYFKVGAPLTLLTIALGVWWL from the coding sequence ATGACGCGGGACAACGGTGCGGCGCTCGCCGCCGTCGTCGTCTTCGTCGCGACCTATCTCGTTATCGCGATCGGCAAATTGCCCGGCTACCAACTGGACCGCGCCGGCGCGGCGCTGGTAGGCGCCAGCCTGATGGTGGGGCTGAACGTCGTCTCACTGGAACAAGCCTATCGCGCGATCGATTTCGACGCCATCACCCTTTTGCTCGGCATGATGATCGTCGTCGCCAATCTGCGCCTTTCCGGCTTCTTCCGGCTGGTGAATAATTTTGTCGTGGCGCGGGCCCGCCATCCGCTAATCCTGCTCATGGCGATCGTCGCGATCTCGGGCGTCTTCTCCGCCTTCCTCGTCAACGACACCATTTGCCTCGTCATGACTCCGCTCGTGCTCGAGCTCGTCAAAAGACTGAAACGCGATCCCATTCCCTATCTCTTGGCGATTCCGCTGGCATCCAACATCGGCAGCACAGCCACGATCACCGGCAATCCGCAAAACATGATCATCGCGAGTTTCTCGCATATTTCCTACGGAACATTCGCTTCGACCCTGTGGCCGGTCGCCGCCATCGGCATAATCCTCACGGCGGGTTTGATCGCCCTCGTCTATCCGCGTGAATTTCTAACCAGTGAACGCCTTCCGCAGATCGCGACCAAGCCGCTCCGCTACCACCGATCGCTGGTCATCAAGTCGGTCCTCGTGACGATCGTCATGATGATCCTGTTCTTCGCCGGTCAACCGGTCGCCAAAGTAGCGATCGTCGGTGGCGCTTTTCTGCTGCTCACGCGCAGCGTCAAGGCCGACAAAGTCTACCGTGAGATCGATTGGCCGCTGCTTCTGATGTTCGTTGGTCTCTTCATCGTCGTCACCGGATTGGAGACGGCGGTGCTCACGCCCGAAACCGTCACCGCCGTCAGTCGCCTCGATTTGGCCAGCGTCCCGATTCTTTCGGCCATAACAGCTGGATTATCCAATCTCGTCAGCAACGTGCCTGCGGTTCTCGTGTTGAAGCCGTTCGTCGCCAACTCGCCCGATCCGCAACGGGCTTGGCTCGTCGTCGCCATGGCCTCGACGCTCGCGGGCAATTTCACTTTGGTTGGATCCGTCGCCAATCTCATCGTAGCGCAGCGCGCACGCGTGGAAGGTGTGATCCTCGGCTTCTGGACCTACTTCAAAGTCGGAGCGCCGTTGACGCTGCTGACCATCGCGCTTGGAGTTTGGTGGCTGTAA
- a CDS encoding acyltransferase family protein — protein MIQSKTKTIERIGAIDELRGLALMLVMLSHVGLVYGLETDLAYALALPAFGVGVDLFLVISGFVIYQNVFATKALAGGNALAGAWAFWVRRLVRIAAPAWTIVAVIGVVRIAQEGVEGSWADLAAGAGCFANFYWAGCEASPAPCPHHLVASHFWSLSLEGQFYALAPALAALPRHLAIPAGVTVLAMGAAVPRPVGSYLWTMRPDALLIGMGIAAVSEQAGILRKFWPALSLGQAVYWACVASILERLAIGRFSGLGLVFVALLFGFVVAGRLKAGAAGCWPARALRKGGEMSFSAYLVHLPVLSEMHDALADKMTPMLSLVASLAAIVAATMVWETLVVKPSAELGRRLSEKLILKNCKSEAEGCNFGRQFFRKRRTG, from the coding sequence ATGATCCAAAGCAAAACGAAAACGATCGAGAGAATTGGCGCAATCGACGAGCTGCGCGGCCTGGCGCTCATGCTGGTGATGCTGTCGCATGTCGGGTTGGTCTACGGGCTCGAGACGGACCTTGCATACGCCCTCGCCCTGCCCGCCTTTGGCGTCGGCGTCGACTTGTTCTTGGTGATATCGGGCTTCGTGATCTACCAGAACGTCTTTGCAACGAAGGCCTTGGCGGGCGGAAATGCTCTGGCCGGCGCGTGGGCGTTCTGGGTTCGCCGTCTCGTGAGGATCGCGGCGCCGGCCTGGACGATCGTCGCCGTTATAGGCGTGGTTCGCATAGCGCAGGAAGGGGTGGAAGGGTCTTGGGCCGATCTCGCCGCGGGTGCAGGGTGCTTCGCAAATTTTTATTGGGCAGGCTGCGAGGCAAGCCCAGCCCCCTGCCCGCATCATCTCGTCGCCTCGCATTTTTGGAGCTTATCGCTCGAAGGGCAATTCTATGCGTTGGCGCCGGCTCTCGCGGCCCTGCCCCGGCATCTGGCGATACCGGCGGGTGTGACTGTCCTAGCGATGGGCGCGGCTGTTCCACGGCCTGTAGGGTCATACCTTTGGACAATGCGACCAGACGCCCTGTTGATCGGGATGGGCATCGCAGCAGTGTCAGAGCAAGCCGGCATCCTGCGAAAGTTCTGGCCGGCTCTGAGCCTCGGACAAGCGGTCTATTGGGCGTGCGTCGCCTCCATTCTCGAGCGTCTGGCGATCGGGCGCTTTTCGGGTCTGGGCCTCGTTTTCGTGGCGCTATTGTTTGGGTTCGTTGTAGCGGGGCGCCTGAAAGCTGGCGCAGCCGGGTGTTGGCCCGCGAGGGCGTTGCGTAAGGGTGGCGAAATGTCGTTTTCGGCTTACCTCGTTCACTTGCCCGTGTTGTCAGAAATGCACGACGCGCTTGCCGATAAGATGACGCCGATGTTGTCCCTCGTAGCCTCTCTCGCGGCGATCGTTGCAGCCACAATGGTCTGGGAGACGCTGGTTGTGAAACCGTCGGCGGAGTTGGGGCGGCGGCTATCGGAAAAACTGATTCTAAAAAATTGCAAATCGGAGGCGGAAGGGTGTAATTTTGGTCGCCAATTTTTTAGAAAGAGGCGTACGGGATGA
- a CDS encoding single-stranded DNA-binding protein, which translates to MRSTNLFIVRGYVGADAKGFDGGKVAKFSVATNRVWNDRQTGEKKEATDWVALTILNEKVAKWALENIRKGDPIYAECRVAERSYQKEGQTVYTTDIIANVVDRLAPSQQPDDS; encoded by the coding sequence ATGCGCAGCACCAATCTGTTCATCGTGCGGGGTTACGTCGGCGCCGACGCCAAAGGCTTCGATGGCGGGAAAGTCGCCAAGTTCAGCGTCGCGACAAATCGCGTCTGGAACGACCGGCAAACCGGCGAGAAGAAGGAAGCCACCGACTGGGTTGCGCTGACGATCCTGAACGAGAAGGTCGCCAAATGGGCTCTTGAGAACATCAGGAAGGGCGATCCGATCTACGCAGAATGCCGCGTCGCCGAGCGCAGCTATCAAAAGGAAGGCCAAACCGTTTACACGACCGACATCATCGCCAATGTCGTCGATCGGCTCGCGCCTTCGCAACAGCCCGACGACTCATAA
- a CDS encoding helix-turn-helix domain-containing protein has protein sequence MARARALKVKTKSGKHYGALTAKDCDVLEALLWLFHNCKTGLCFPSYESIAAKAKCSRSHVGAAIKRLEAAGLLTWVNRLKRVREAGADLFGGEGARVRVFRTSNGYRFNDPGAAAVLGFLSKSKNQSGTSNQESFFNNAEPQRPEIDPDSSLSAALARFEEAFRKKIRDRA, from the coding sequence ATGGCGCGCGCCCGCGCGCTGAAGGTCAAAACCAAAAGCGGCAAGCACTACGGTGCCTTAACCGCCAAGGATTGCGACGTCCTCGAAGCCCTCCTGTGGCTGTTTCACAACTGCAAAACCGGTCTTTGCTTTCCTTCCTATGAGTCAATCGCCGCCAAGGCGAAATGCTCCCGATCGCACGTCGGCGCCGCCATCAAGCGGTTGGAGGCCGCAGGTCTCCTCACCTGGGTCAATCGCCTCAAGCGCGTTCGCGAGGCTGGCGCCGATCTCTTTGGAGGCGAGGGCGCGAGGGTCCGCGTCTTTCGCACCTCCAATGGGTATCGGTTCAACGACCCGGGAGCAGCCGCCGTATTGGGTTTTCTTTCCAAATCCAAAAATCAGTCGGGAACCTCGAATCAAGAATCATTCTTTAACAACGCAGAACCGCAGCGACCTGAAATCGACCCAGACAGTTCGCTCTCGGCGGCCTTAGCCCGCTTCGAGGAGGCCTTCCGGAAGAAAATTCGGGACCGCGCTTGA
- a CDS encoding DMT family transporter: MTPILITPFIIVAGALQAFGAVMSAQLRISLTNPWLALAVLFGLNFFFFAALFAVAPRPLPSIEGISAMPWWAPLAGLTGAVAVFAGLSFVDKIGAGPVNGLIITANLLTSLAIDHFGLMNMPTHSLNVWRVVGAAFMAVGIAFISLF; encoded by the coding sequence ATGACCCCAATCTTGATCACCCCCTTCATCATCGTGGCTGGCGCATTACAAGCCTTTGGCGCCGTGATGAGTGCGCAATTGAGAATTTCCCTCACGAATCCCTGGCTCGCGCTGGCTGTGCTTTTCGGGTTGAACTTTTTCTTCTTCGCGGCCCTTTTCGCCGTGGCGCCGCGGCCGTTGCCGTCCATCGAAGGGATTAGCGCCATGCCATGGTGGGCGCCGCTGGCCGGCCTGACGGGCGCCGTCGCGGTCTTCGCCGGCCTCTCCTTCGTTGACAAGATCGGAGCTGGACCGGTCAATGGGTTGATCATCACGGCGAATCTGTTGACCTCGCTTGCGATCGATCACTTCGGCTTGATGAACATGCCGACGCATAGTCTGAATGTCTGGCGTGTCGTTGGGGCCGCGTTCATGGCCGTCGGCATAGCCTTCATCTCTCTTTTCTGA